The DNA region AGTGCTGAAGTTATTTGAGGAGTAGACCTCTGAGGCGAGTCTGTTGAATTAAGACAGAGTTTGCTACATCCATACAAGATTTACTTCATCATCCATAGTAATAGTGCGATAGGCTCAATTCTGCCAAATTGGCAGGTTTATCGGTTAGTTCTCTCAATCTATAGATTCAGTTGCTGTTGTGCCAGGTGGTAGTACAGTCCTCGCTCTGCAATCAGTTCTACATGAGTGCCTTGTTCAACTAACACGCCCCGATCGAGCACCAGAATCCGATCCGCGTGCTGTACGGTAGACAAACGATGAGCAATGATGAAGGTAGTACGATCGCGGCTGATGCGGGCTAAGTTCTGTTGAAAGCGCCGTTCAGATTCTGTATCGAGAGAACTGGTGGCTTCATCCAGCAACAGAATCACAGGATTTCCCAATAGAGCACGGGCGATCGCAATGCGTTGTCGCTGTCCACCGGATAAATTGGCACCGCGTTCACCCACCTTAGTGTTGTATCCCAGCGGCAGATCTTGAATGAAGCCATGCGCTTCCGCCAGCTTGGACACCTGCACTACATCTTCCAACGTAAACTCTGGACGGAACAGGGTGATGTTTTCCAGAATCGTGCCGGAGAACAAAAAGCACTCTTGCGGCACCACACCCAATTGCGATCGCAATGAGGGCGGGGAAACATGACGAATATCGTGGCCATCAATCCAGATGCGGCCAGTGGTGGGATGATACAGCCCCTGCAGCAGTTTGATGAAGGTACTTTTTCCCGATCCACTACGTCCGACAATGGCGATCGTTTGACCGGGCTGCACCTCTAGAGAAATGTTTTGCAGAACATTTTTCTCAGTGTCCTGATAGCGGAAGGTAATATCCTCAAACCGCACCTCTCCCTTCAAGGGGGGCAGTACCAGCATGGGATTCCGAGGAGACTCTTCCGGTGGAGTCGAGAATACATCATTCAGCCGTTCTACGGAAACCAGCACTTCCTGACATTCATCCCACAATCCCACTAAGGCCAGAATCGGGCCAGTGACATTACCAATCAGCATATTGAAGGCAACAAATTGGCCGATCGTCAGCTGATCTTGAATCACTAACCTGGCTCCAAACCACAGGAGCAGTGTACTCCCCAGGGTATTGATCAGGCCGCTGGTCGTTTGCAGACCCAAGGCAAACTTTTGTCCCCGGAACCGCTCGTTCAGCATCCGGGTAAAGCGATCTTCCCATAACCAGCGCATCTCATACTCAGCAGCAGTTGCCTTTACAGTTGCAACGCCGCTGATCATCTCGACCAGCGAGGAATTCTGAGCAGCCGCCTCTTTGAAAATGGCACGAGAAATACGACGCAAAAAGGGGCTGGCAGCAACCGTCAGGATAATGATCGGCGGTAAAAGGGCCAACACCAGCAGCGTCAGTTGCCAGTTGTAATACGCCATCAAGCCAATATAGACCACTGCTGTTAGCGCATTTAACCAGGCCGTGACAGCCTGACGAGTCAAAAACAATTGAATTTTTTGATTCTCTTGTACCCGTGTGATGATGTCACCCACATGACGTGATTCAAAGAATTGCAAGGGTAGCTTTAAGGTGTGGTTAATGAAAGCGCTAATAAAACTGAGATCCAGCCGATTGGAGAAATAGTCCAGCAAATACTGGCGTACAGCCGTTAGCCCAATCTGCCAAACACTGAATAGCACTAACCCAATCACAAACACATTTAAAACGGCCATGCTTTTTTGGACAATCACCCGATCGAGAATGATCTGGGTAAACAGGGGGGTAACTAGACCAAAAACCTGCAGCAGCAAGGAAGCCAGAACAATTTGCAGAAGCACAGAATGGTAAGGCAGCACCGCAGACCAAAACCGTCCCAGAGAAAGTTTCTCGCTTTCTATCGATTGAAACCGTTCACTCGGCTCCAGTAACAGGGCATATCCTGTCCAATTCGCCTGAAACTCTTCTAACGTCAGTGATTGTTTGCCAACTGCCGGATCCGCAATCAAAATTCGATGACGACGAGTGCGATATACCACCACATAATGATCGCCCTGCCAGTGAGCAATCCAGGGATTATCCAGCTCTGCTAACCGTCCTAAACTGGCTCGCACAGGACGGGTTTGAAATCCTACTCGTTCAGCCGCTCCAGCTAAGTTTTTGAGAGAAGCACCCGATCGCCCTACGTTCGCCAAATTTCGCAAGGTATTGATGCTCAAGCGTTTACCCCAATACTGGCTGATCATGGCTAGACAGGCTACACCACAGTCGGAAGTGCTCTGCTGTTCGATAAAGGGATAGGACGGCCAGAAACGCCTGCGCGATCGCTGCCGCGTCGGAGCCGGAAACACGACCTCTGGTTGTTCAGGAATCAGCTCTGGCGATCGTTCTGCCTCTGCTACCGCAGCAACAGGGTGAATAGCAGGAATGACCTTTGTAGCAGCAGAAATAGAACGGGGGGTGAACTGTGAGATGACGAGAGGCGATGGAGAACTGCCTGTATTGCCCCGGTTTTTCACTCCTGTTGCATGGGAAGTTGCATCTGATACACCGCTAATGACAGCCTTCTGACTCAGGATGGGAGCAATTGCAACTGCGGCTTGCCAGTGTTCTTCGGGTAGCTTATAAAGCGTTAGTTCTGTTTCAGCCAGCCAGTCAGAGGGCACCGGATCAGGATACCCCCAGGAATCTCCGATCTGAGGAACCTGTGCCGTATTCTCTGGACTAGCAATATGCCCATACCGCAACCAGCAATGGCTTCCCTGGGAAAGGTGAGAATCAGCTAACCGTTCTCCTGCGGCAATTCGATCTTCTGCTAGCAGGGGTAACAAATGTTGGAGTTGATGGCTGGGTAGCGATCGCAACAGGGTGGAGGTTTTGAAAAAGATGAGATGCTCCCGTCGTCGGGTCTGCTGCTCTAAAAAATCCCGTAGATCGGGTAATTGTTGCAACCAGGGCTGCACTTTGTCGTGACTGAGGCGGGCAATTTGAGTTGGGGAGGCCGCGATCGCCTGATAGGGCAGCGGTGTGCTAGAAAACAACTGGTCTGCACCAAAGATGTCACCAACCTCTAAACTCTTGACCGAAACCAGTCGTTGCCGCTGGGCATCAAACGCCAGTAAGCGCACCCGCCCCTGACAAACGATCAACAAATCCGTTGCATCAGCCCTGTTCTGTTCACCAGGAGCAAAATCAATGCTGTGACTATTGGTATGTTGGATTAAGATTAACTGGCCCAAGTCAAGCTGGAGTAACTCAAACTCCCGGGAAAAATGTACCAGTAACTCTGGCTCCACCTGAGACAGGGGAAGTTGCTTTAAAAGTTCGGGGATAGCGGCTAGATTTTCCTCTCGAAGTCGGGAAAGCGAATCGGTCTGCACACCTAAATTCATAGTTGCAACCTTGTATTGAGTGTTTAGGCGAAATCGGGGCTACCTACACTGGAATCATGCTTAGATTTGGCCATGTGAGAACCCTGACCAGTCAGCGTTAATCAATTACTGGTTGAGCTTGATTGCTGATTAGTACCTTGAAACTACAACGTCAGGTGGATCGGTATCCAGATCAGCGTCTACAAGCCTCTTTTCTGGTAAGAATGCTTGAGGGCAGTGGTTTGAGGTGGTATCGAAGAGCACCTGCATGACCAAAATCTCCTTGCTTTACAGGACTAGGGGCGTAACCTGAAATTCGATCCTCAGCATTTACTGGTGATGTTCACTCTGTGCCTTATGCCTTCATGCTTTATTCTCTTTAGGTTTCTAAAAGACCTCTGAAGCAAACAAACTAAGACTAACATTGAAAAATTCAGTCTGTCTGTATAGAACATTAAGTTTTTTTAGTAAATCCACTCTTTCCGCTACTAACTCATCAGAAAATCTATCCGGAGAGGGATATTAAAGATATCAGAGTAAAAAGATATCAGAGTAAAACGAACCGGGATTGAACTGACCCCCAAATTGATACTTCGGACAGGAAGCTAAGAGTAGTATCCTTGTTCTATAGGAGGGGCAATTATGATCAGCAGCCGTCAATATAGTGCCGAGTTCAACGCTAAAGTGGTGCTGCAAGTGCTCAGTGGGGAGACAAACCCAGTCACCTCAACTCCTCGATCGGGGAGCCAAACCCTGAAACTCAAATACATAACCTTAGCTCAGAGCCTGTTTCTAGTCCTGAATATACTCCTGACCACTGAGTAAAGCCGCCTCTGCCCGTTGAAATTCGCGTCCCAAGTAAGAAGCATGATCCAGGCGTGATACCGGGCAGGGGTTTGTTTGCTCAAAGAGCTTGACGCAAATTTCTTTAGCCGTTCTACCCGTAAAAATTTGAGTTGGAATGCGTTCAACCTTCCCATTACAGGGAATCGGTTTTCCTGTTTCTGGATCACAGGCTAATCCGCGATCGTCAATAAAATTTGTGAAATGTTTGGCACAAATTAACTTATTTTGAGGGTCAATATAAATGATGAAATAACCCTCCGGATCAAGCTCAATAAATCGGTTGGAAAGCTCCTGATCTAGCGTGGTGGTGTCTGCGAGAATTTGATTCATAGAAGGCTTAACTGTTATTTCCTAATTCCCTAGTCGCTTTTTCCATCTTAAGGGGCGGGTGAGAATGGTAAAAGCCCCACTTCCCTATTTAGTCGCTTCCCTTTATCCTAACGTTACTGATGGTTCACGGTTTCGTAAGTGGTTAACCACAAAAGTTGTCGAATTAACCACAACTCTGGGAAGCCTAACTCCAACTTGTCCTTGATCTCGTTCTTTTGAAGGAACTACGCTCCCATGATTGACTCCTTCATATCCTCCGATTTGGCTGTTGCTCCTAATCCTCTTGGGTTGGTATCCAGTTTGAAGTTGCTGACGATTCCGGTTGATTCTCAAACTTTTTTTGAATTGTGGGCACCAATCGCTGATGACCCCTTATTAGCTGAGGAGGCCATGCTGCTCAGAGGCGATCGTCCCCGTTTAGAAGAAATTTGTGAAAAATTAACCTGGCTATTTGGTGCAACTTCCTCGGATCAGGAAACCGTCTGTAGTCAAGAACCGGATTATGATTGGCTCCATTTAATGGGACAACTGGAACAATCAGGAGCGCACTTTGATGCTCTGACGATAGATTGCTTACCTCAAGCTATATTACCTAATGCCAGTCTGGATGGAATTACGACAGCCTGGACAGTGCGTCCCTTAACCTGGCAAATTCATTTTTGGAAGTTAGAACCAGTCGGGCGAGGATATAAACCAGTACAGCTTCCTACTGGCTTGAGCATTACTCATGGTCAACCGATTACTCGCCAACTTAAGGCAGAAATGGTTGTCACACGCTCGGTTTAAAGCGTCATTTGCGAGAAATTACACTAATCCTAGCAAGCAAGAGTACTTATGTGGGTATCTCTACGCTTGAATTATGCTGCTCCTGATTACTGGGTGCCGAAAGGGTCTAAAGGCTGGGCAACGTTTCAGAAACTGTGCCAAGCAGGGTAGATGCTGCTGTCCTGTGAAGAGGCTCAGCAGTCTTTGTCTGTGGAGGCTCTGGCAGGATAACGCTATTCGCGATCTCTACCCGTTATAGCCCCTGATCCCTCCTTAGAATTACAGAGAACTCTGCAAGCGGTTCAAAAAGATTCCGCAATCCTCACCAAGGTAATCTTTTTCAAGTCTGCCATTGTATTAGGTGGTAGACCACTCAACAGGAGATGTTTGGGTTGCTACTGCCTACACCCGCTATCGAACTACTGTAACTATGTCTGCAAAGTACTCTCTCATGCAATTTCCACTGTGGAAATACCTGAAGCAACCCGTGTTTGAGCCTAATTCAAAAACGATTTTGGATCCTCGTCGCTACTGGCGGCGCTACCAGGTTGAGATGTTGGAGCGCTGTCTTGCGATCGAGTTTACTTCTAAAGATTTGGGACGTGATTAGAAAACCAGAATTCCAGATGAGTCATGGTTTGTGGGAAACGGTAGAGCGATCGCCCTACCGTTTTTGTGCTTAAACTCAGGCCAGTGATCGATCAGGTACCACTGGTCCAGGAGTTGATGTATTCCACCTGTTCTGGGGTGAGAGTATCGATCGTCACTCCCATTGCTTGCAGTTTCAGACGAGCAATTTCTTGATCAACTTCAACCGGGATCGAATGGATACCGGGCTGCAATTGCCCCTTGTTCTTTGCCAGATACTCGCAGGCCAACGCCTGGTTGGCAAAACTCATATCCATTACCGCACTGGGATGACCTTCTGCCGCGGCCAGGTTGATCAAGCGACCCTCACCCAAAACAATCACCGATTTGCCATTCTTCAAGCGGTATTGTTGGGTAAAGTTCCGTACATCTTTTACTTCTGTGGCTTGAGCACCCAGAGATTTGAGGTCAATTTCAATGTCAAAGTGACCAGAGTTGCAGACGATCGCGCCGTCTTTCATCACCTCAAAGTGTTCTGCCCGGATAACGTGCTTGTTGCCAGTCACCGTGATGAAAATGTCTCCTTGAGGAGCCGCTTCACTCATCGGCATGACTCGGAAGCCATCCATTACGGCTTCAATCGCCTTAACGGGGTCAATTTCAGTGACGATCACATTGCCACCCATGCCGCGTGCCCGCAGTGCAGTCCCCTTACCACACCAGCCATATCCAGCAACGACAATCGTTTTTCCCGCTAACAGAATATTCGTCGCCCGGATAATGCCATCCAGTGTAGACTGGCCTGTACCGTAGCGATTGTCAAAAAAGTGCTTGGTATCTGCGTCGTTGACGTTAACAGCGGGGAAGGTCAGCACGCCATCTTTGTACATAGCCCGTAAGCGGACGATTCCGGTGGTGGTTTCCTCAGTCGTGCCAATCAGATCAGCAATCTGGTGCTGGCGTTCTTGAATCAGGGTAGCTACCACATCACTGCCATCATCAATAATGATATTAGGACGGTGATCAAGCGCAATTTGAACGTGACGGTGATAGGTTTCGTTATCTTCCCCTTTTTGCGCAAATACAGGAATGCCGTAATCAGCTACCAGGCTGGCGGCGACATCATCCTGGGTGGATAAGGGGTTGCTGGCAATCAGTAAGGCATCGGCCCCTGCATTCTTGAGAGCGATCGCTAGATGGGCCGTTTCAGTAGTGACATGACAGCAGGCTACCAGCCGTAAACCATCCAGGGGCTTTTCTTGAGCAAACCGCTCTTGAATTTGACGCAGGACTGGCATTTCTCGTCCAGCCCATTCAATCCGCTGCCGCCCCAGAGGAGCCAGGGATAAATCCTTAACTTCGTGCTTCAGTTCTTTGGGACGAACAGGAGAAACTGTCATGAATATCTTTCCTCAATACAAATTAACAAGGCTTAAACCAGGCTCAGCTAGAGAAAGGTCGTTTTCCGATCAGGGAAACTCCGGTTCTAGACTTGGGCAAGGTTTAATTCTACAGACTGCAGAATTTGGTTTTCCCTAACTCTATACTTTAGCCTTAGTTTGTCGCACGATCTGCAAGGGTGGGTTCATTAAACTCTTACACATATCCCCAATCTGGCTGGCAAAGAACTGTGTTTCCACGGGGAAGTGAATCTTATCCAGTTCCAGAACCACCGTCTCTCTTGCTGGACATGGTTTAGAAAATATCTGCTGGATCTGCATCCTGCACTTTACGAACGGCGATCGCGCCTGAAATTACACACATCACTACTGCCAGAACAAAAACCAGGATGGCGCGATCAACCGTCATCGCTATGGGTAAAGAGGTGGCATTCCGAGTCAGGGTGTACAGTCCCATTGCCAGCAACAAGCCAGGAATATAGCCCAAAACCGATAGAATCACGGCTTCCTGAAATACAACTGAAAGCAAGTAAAGGTTACGATAGCCCATTGCCTTCAACGTGGCGTATTCCGGCAGGTGGTCAGTAATATCGGTATAGAGAATCTGATACACAATGATCGTGCCGACTAAGAAGCCGATCGCGGTGCCCAGGGTGAAGATAAAGCCGATCGCCGTGCTACTGCGCCAGTAATTTTGCTCAAACTCAATGAATTCTTGTTTGGACAAGATTTTGACATCCTGAGTCACATCCTGCAGGTTTTTCCGCATTTCAGCCAGAACAGCTTGCACATCTGTGCCCGGTTTCAGTTTAACCACCCCAACATCAATCAATCCTTTTTTCCGCTGATTAAACAGGCGTAAAAAATTTAAATCACTGGTAATGATGTTGCCATCGGCACCGAAGGAAGCTCCCAGGTCAAACAGACCACCCACCGTAACTCGCCGTCCGCCAATTTCGGTTTGTACTGGTTTTCCTTCGCCGTACAACTGAGCGATCGGGCCAAACTCTTCGCGGGACTTGCGATCGAACAGAACCACATCCGGAATTTTAATCGGCGACAGATCAGGAACGAGATCTTTGGTAAATAAGACTTCTGTTGGATCAAAGCCAATCACCAGAATACTGCGGGTACGTTGGTTCACTGGGTTCTTCCAGAGCGCTAATCCCAGGTAAACCGGATTAATGGATTCCACGTTGGGATAGCCTGCCGCCTGATATAACCGCCGTTGCGAAAAACTCCGCATGGCAATCAAGGCGGTGGATTGAGGGCTGATCATAAAAATATCGCCCTGCATATTTTTGTGCAAATTCACTGCGCTATCAAACAACGCATCCTGAAACCCTAGCTGGATAAACATCAGGATCACCGCAAAGCCAATGCCAGCTAAGGCAATGAGCAGTCGGACTTTCTCACGCTGCAGTTGTAACCAGGCCAGGGGAATCGCAAACATTTTTTAGCCACTCATCCCTTTTAACTAACTGTTTGTTTGGGGTTGAATTTTTACTTTTACCTGCAGGTTTGTGAAGTCTGCTACGCGGCGGCTATCATCCAGGCGGATTTTCACTTCCACAACACGGGCATCAGTATCCGCTGCTGGGTCGGTATTCAAAACATCTTTTTTGCGAATCAACGCACCAATTTGCTCGACTTTACCGGTAATCTCTCCTGGGAAGGCATCACTGGCAATGGTTGCTTTTTGTCCTCGCCTGACCCGTTGTACATCGGTTTCGTAGACTTCGGCGATCGCGTACATCTGGTTCGTATTTCCCACTTCAGCTACCCCATCAGTGCCCACTTGCTCCCCAGGACGGGTGTGAATCTTAATCACCTGGCCATCAATGGGAGAACGAACAACAGAGG from Leptodesmis sichuanensis A121 includes:
- a CDS encoding cysteine peptidase family C39 domain-containing protein → MNLGVQTDSLSRLREENLAAIPELLKQLPLSQVEPELLVHFSREFELLQLDLGQLILIQHTNSHSIDFAPGEQNRADATDLLIVCQGRVRLLAFDAQRQRLVSVKSLEVGDIFGADQLFSSTPLPYQAIAASPTQIARLSHDKVQPWLQQLPDLRDFLEQQTRRREHLIFFKTSTLLRSLPSHQLQHLLPLLAEDRIAAGERLADSHLSQGSHCWLRYGHIASPENTAQVPQIGDSWGYPDPVPSDWLAETELTLYKLPEEHWQAAVAIAPILSQKAVISGVSDATSHATGVKNRGNTGSSPSPLVISQFTPRSISAATKVIPAIHPVAAVAEAERSPELIPEQPEVVFPAPTRQRSRRRFWPSYPFIEQQSTSDCGVACLAMISQYWGKRLSINTLRNLANVGRSGASLKNLAGAAERVGFQTRPVRASLGRLAELDNPWIAHWQGDHYVVVYRTRRHRILIADPAVGKQSLTLEEFQANWTGYALLLEPSERFQSIESEKLSLGRFWSAVLPYHSVLLQIVLASLLLQVFGLVTPLFTQIILDRVIVQKSMAVLNVFVIGLVLFSVWQIGLTAVRQYLLDYFSNRLDLSFISAFINHTLKLPLQFFESRHVGDIITRVQENQKIQLFLTRQAVTAWLNALTAVVYIGLMAYYNWQLTLLVLALLPPIIILTVAASPFLRRISRAIFKEAAAQNSSLVEMISGVATVKATAAEYEMRWLWEDRFTRMLNERFRGQKFALGLQTTSGLINTLGSTLLLWFGARLVIQDQLTIGQFVAFNMLIGNVTGPILALVGLWDECQEVLVSVERLNDVFSTPPEESPRNPMLVLPPLKGEVRFEDITFRYQDTEKNVLQNISLEVQPGQTIAIVGRSGSGKSTFIKLLQGLYHPTTGRIWIDGHDIRHVSPPSLRSQLGVVPQECFLFSGTILENITLFRPEFTLEDVVQVSKLAEAHGFIQDLPLGYNTKVGERGANLSGGQRQRIAIARALLGNPVILLLDEATSSLDTESERRFQQNLARISRDRTTFIIAHRLSTVQHADRILVLDRGVLVEQGTHVELIAERGLYYHLAQQQLNL
- a CDS encoding DUF4346 domain-containing protein, encoding MNQILADTTTLDQELSNRFIELDPEGYFIIYIDPQNKLICAKHFTNFIDDRGLACDPETGKPIPCNGKVERIPTQIFTGRTAKEICVKLFEQTNPCPVSRLDHASYLGREFQRAEAALLSGQEYIQD
- the ahcY gene encoding adenosylhomocysteinase, with translation MTVSPVRPKELKHEVKDLSLAPLGRQRIEWAGREMPVLRQIQERFAQEKPLDGLRLVACCHVTTETAHLAIALKNAGADALLIASNPLSTQDDVAASLVADYGIPVFAQKGEDNETYHRHVQIALDHRPNIIIDDGSDVVATLIQERQHQIADLIGTTEETTTGIVRLRAMYKDGVLTFPAVNVNDADTKHFFDNRYGTGQSTLDGIIRATNILLAGKTIVVAGYGWCGKGTALRARGMGGNVIVTEIDPVKAIEAVMDGFRVMPMSEAAPQGDIFITVTGNKHVIRAEHFEVMKDGAIVCNSGHFDIEIDLKSLGAQATEVKDVRNFTQQYRLKNGKSVIVLGEGRLINLAAAEGHPSAVMDMSFANQALACEYLAKNKGQLQPGIHSIPVEVDQEIARLKLQAMGVTIDTLTPEQVEYINSWTSGT
- the devC gene encoding ABC transporter permease DevC, translating into MFAIPLAWLQLQREKVRLLIALAGIGFAVILMFIQLGFQDALFDSAVNLHKNMQGDIFMISPQSTALIAMRSFSQRRLYQAAGYPNVESINPVYLGLALWKNPVNQRTRSILVIGFDPTEVLFTKDLVPDLSPIKIPDVVLFDRKSREEFGPIAQLYGEGKPVQTEIGGRRVTVGGLFDLGASFGADGNIITSDLNFLRLFNQRKKGLIDVGVVKLKPGTDVQAVLAEMRKNLQDVTQDVKILSKQEFIEFEQNYWRSSTAIGFIFTLGTAIGFLVGTIIVYQILYTDITDHLPEYATLKAMGYRNLYLLSVVFQEAVILSVLGYIPGLLLAMGLYTLTRNATSLPIAMTVDRAILVFVLAVVMCVISGAIAVRKVQDADPADIF